Proteins from a genomic interval of Salvelinus alpinus chromosome 7, SLU_Salpinus.1, whole genome shotgun sequence:
- the LOC139581927 gene encoding phospholipid scramblase-like, with protein sequence MRDEVPLDCPTLDCPTLDCPTLDCPTLDCPTLDCPTLDCPTLDCPTLDCPTLDCPILDCPTLDCSTLDCPTLDCPTLDCPTLDCPTLDRPTLVCPTLDCPTLDCPTLDCPTLDCPTLDCPTLVCPTLDCPTLDCPTLDCPTLDCPTLDCPTLDCPTLDCPTLDCPTLDCPTLD encoded by the coding sequence GGATGAGGTGCCACTGGACTGCCCCACACTGGACTGCCCTACACTGGACTGCCCCACACTGGACTGCCCCACACTGGACTGCCCTACACTGGACTGCCCCACACTGGACTGCCCTACACTGGACTGCCCCACACTGGACTGCCCCACACTGGACTGCCCCATACTGGACTGCCCCACACTGGACTGCTCCACACTGGACTGCCCTACACTGGACTGCCCCACACTGGACTGCCCTACACTGGACTGCCCCACACTGGACCGCCCCACACTGGTCTGCCCCACACTGGACTGCCCTACACTGGACTGCCCCACACTGGACTGCCCTACACTGGACTGCCCCACACTGGACTGCCCCACACTGGTCTGCCCCACACTGGACTGCCCTACACTGGACTGCCCCACACTGGACTGCCCTACACTGGACTGCCCCACACTGGACTGCCCCACACTGGACTGCCCCACACTGGACTGCCCTACACTGGACTGCCCCACACTGGACTGCCCTACACTGGATTAA